The proteins below are encoded in one region of Bacillus vallismortis:
- a CDS encoding URC4/urg3 family protein: protein MDRMKELIRKHLSLKKMLEANEREILEEKRKIRTQKFSRKLIERQKEKALV, encoded by the coding sequence TTGGACAGAATGAAAGAGCTTATTAGAAAACATCTGAGTCTGAAGAAGATGTTAGAAGCCAACGAAAGAGAGATACTTGAGGAGAAACGCAAAATAAGAACTCAAAAATTTTCTCGAAAGTTGATCGAAAGACAGAAAGAAAAAGCATTAGTCTAG